The proteins below are encoded in one region of Apium graveolens cultivar Ventura chromosome 4, ASM990537v1, whole genome shotgun sequence:
- the LOC141716933 gene encoding uncharacterized protein LOC141716933: MAPKKGKGKEKGNSNESTQSPSKYPACIRAVTPSSVAITIHAKPGSKLASITDFNDEALSVQIDAPAKDGEANAALLHFISSVLGVKRRQVSIGSGSKSRGKLVLVEEVTLQKVFDALDKDFKAL, translated from the exons ATGGCTCCGAAGAagggaaagggaaaagaaaagggCAACTCGAACGAGTCAACTCAGTCTCCGAGCAAATATCCGGCGTGTATACGCGCCGTGACTCCTTCCTCCGTTGCAATTACCATTCACGCCAAGCCCGGTTCCAAACTCGCTTCCATCACTG attttaatgatgaGGCGTTAAGTGTTCAAATTGACGCTCCTGCCAAAGATGGTGAAGCTAATGCTGCTCTTCTTCATTTTATTAGCTCC GTTTTGGGTGTTAAAAGACGGCAGGTATCTATTGGTTCGGGTTCTAAATCAAGGGGAAAACTTGTTTTAGTGGAAGAGGTAACTTTGCAGAAGGTGTTTGATGCTTTAGACAAAGATTTCAAAGCCCTCTGA